One genomic segment of Chitinophaga parva includes these proteins:
- a CDS encoding glycoside hydrolase family 38 N-terminal domain-containing protein — MKAIIGWAACCVLCLQTHAQQAFTGIGLKATPAYLRYHGQAARMVRLEFHGGKDYKEGTAYLTWNGALDSIHIAPGPDGLEYYELPLPGADPGQMAQAAVRFVTNGNEYTARVLVPPARQWKVYLLPHSHVDVGYTDVQEKVMAIHMNNIDEAIKIAEHTQDYPEGARYKWNTEAIWVVDNYLKRADARKKAAFWNAVKKGWINIDASYGNVNTSATSPVQLMHQFQTGLQLAAAQGLELHTMMQVDVPGASWGLSAQCDITGIKYFLSAPNSSDRIGDADNLRDNPFYWASPSGKQKLLFWQSSPYSIGYMLKGDKIPNFFTVADPKPYYTNKPSENFLNPWIFGYLDNLQQKHFAYDMTLLTWAMSDNAPIDPELPDAVKAWNERYASPQLVITSTAQFFRDFENKYRDKIPTVQGDYTEYWTDGVSSGAKETAINRNAADQLQQAGAIWAIRGRDAFPAADFHNAFVNMVMFNEHTWGAYNSVSEPNDPKVLSEWHYKQNFALQAQSQTKTLLEASVAGQQAVANAVDVYNTLAYQRSALVTVPATLSQAGDLVTDAGGRKLPSQRLSTGELVFVTEQAPFSKQRYFIKPGKAFVKTEATINGYTLNNGIYTLTLDRQTGNITRLQKTGNNTNLADSGGLNQYDYLVGDSVGGLQVVRHANIRVKENGPLVVSLEASGPAAGTTSLTREVRLVAGLDRVEISNTVDKKAIGDKESLHFVFPFAVKGAQVRYNIPWNSVTAESDQLPFANRNWYTLQRWVDVSSKDIGITWSSPDAPLFEIGQYPTAGLLGGLHHSRLWRTYTDQQPLIASWAMNNLWHTNFRHSQEGPVTFHYYLQVHKAYDAAAVNATGLENHQPMIVAAAAGPAQENLFFDLQAGTAYVENINPAADGHGVVMQLVNASETATTVHFTAKDNGTLKVRQCNLLELNQQEMGDSFSIPGKGVLMLRVEKI; from the coding sequence ATGAAAGCAATTATAGGGTGGGCGGCTTGCTGCGTCCTCTGCCTGCAAACCCATGCCCAGCAAGCCTTTACGGGCATAGGACTAAAAGCTACGCCAGCCTATCTCCGCTACCATGGCCAGGCCGCGCGCATGGTAAGGCTGGAATTCCATGGAGGCAAAGACTATAAAGAAGGTACTGCCTACCTAACCTGGAACGGGGCGCTGGACAGCATACATATCGCTCCCGGCCCGGACGGGCTGGAATATTATGAGCTGCCGCTGCCAGGCGCTGATCCCGGCCAGATGGCACAGGCCGCAGTAAGGTTTGTAACTAACGGTAATGAATATACGGCCCGCGTGCTGGTCCCCCCGGCCCGGCAATGGAAGGTATACCTGCTGCCCCACTCACATGTGGATGTGGGCTATACCGATGTGCAGGAGAAGGTGATGGCCATCCACATGAACAATATCGACGAAGCCATTAAAATTGCCGAACATACGCAGGACTACCCCGAAGGTGCCCGTTATAAATGGAACACGGAAGCCATCTGGGTAGTGGATAACTACCTCAAACGGGCGGATGCCAGGAAAAAAGCAGCCTTCTGGAACGCCGTAAAAAAAGGATGGATCAATATTGATGCTTCTTATGGCAACGTAAACACCAGCGCTACCAGCCCGGTGCAACTCATGCACCAGTTCCAGACCGGCCTGCAACTGGCCGCAGCACAGGGCCTGGAGCTGCATACCATGATGCAGGTAGACGTGCCGGGTGCCTCCTGGGGCCTGAGCGCGCAGTGTGATATTACCGGCATTAAATATTTCCTGAGCGCACCCAATTCGTCAGACCGTATTGGCGATGCGGACAACCTGCGGGATAACCCATTCTACTGGGCTTCTCCTTCCGGTAAACAAAAGTTGCTGTTCTGGCAGTCGTCTCCATACTCCATTGGTTACATGCTGAAAGGCGATAAGATCCCCAACTTCTTTACAGTGGCCGATCCCAAGCCTTATTATACCAACAAGCCTTCGGAAAATTTCCTGAACCCGTGGATCTTTGGTTACCTGGATAACCTGCAGCAAAAGCATTTTGCGTATGATATGACCCTGCTCACCTGGGCCATGAGCGACAATGCGCCTATAGATCCCGAGTTGCCGGATGCAGTGAAGGCGTGGAATGAGCGCTATGCTTCCCCCCAGTTAGTGATCACTTCCACGGCACAGTTCTTCCGTGATTTTGAAAATAAGTACCGGGATAAGATCCCAACGGTGCAGGGAGACTACACGGAGTACTGGACAGACGGGGTATCCTCTGGCGCAAAGGAAACGGCCATTAACCGCAACGCAGCAGACCAGCTGCAGCAGGCTGGCGCCATCTGGGCCATCCGTGGCCGCGATGCTTTTCCTGCGGCGGATTTTCACAACGCCTTCGTGAACATGGTGATGTTCAATGAGCATACCTGGGGAGCTTACAACAGCGTGTCTGAGCCCAATGATCCCAAGGTGTTATCAGAATGGCACTATAAACAAAACTTTGCCCTGCAGGCGCAGTCGCAGACGAAAACCCTGCTGGAAGCCAGCGTAGCGGGCCAGCAGGCCGTGGCCAATGCCGTGGATGTATACAATACCCTGGCTTACCAGCGCAGCGCCCTGGTTACGGTGCCCGCCACGCTCAGCCAGGCCGGCGACCTGGTAACAGACGCCGGCGGCCGTAAGCTGCCCTCGCAGCGGCTTAGCACCGGGGAGCTGGTGTTTGTAACAGAACAGGCGCCTTTCTCCAAGCAACGTTATTTTATCAAACCAGGTAAGGCATTTGTAAAAACAGAGGCTACCATAAACGGCTATACGCTGAACAATGGCATCTACACCCTCACCCTGGACCGGCAAACGGGCAACATCACCCGCCTGCAAAAGACCGGCAACAATACGAACCTGGCCGATTCCGGTGGACTGAACCAATATGATTACCTGGTAGGTGACTCCGTGGGCGGCCTGCAGGTAGTACGGCATGCCAATATCCGGGTGAAGGAAAATGGCCCCCTGGTAGTAAGCCTGGAAGCAAGCGGCCCTGCCGCCGGCACTACGTCGCTCACCCGGGAGGTACGGCTGGTAGCGGGTTTGGACAGGGTAGAGATCAGCAATACCGTAGATAAAAAAGCGATTGGTGATAAAGAAAGCCTGCACTTTGTATTTCCCTTTGCGGTGAAAGGCGCACAGGTGCGCTACAATATTCCCTGGAACAGCGTTACGGCGGAAAGTGACCAGCTGCCCTTTGCAAACCGCAACTGGTATACCCTGCAGCGCTGGGTGGATGTGTCTTCCAAAGACATAGGCATTACCTGGAGCAGCCCGGATGCGCCGCTGTTCGAGATAGGCCAGTACCCCACAGCAGGCCTGCTGGGCGGTCTGCATCATTCGCGCTTGTGGCGCACATACACGGACCAGCAGCCCCTCATCGCCAGCTGGGCCATGAATAACCTGTGGCACACCAATTTCCGCCACAGCCAGGAAGGCCCGGTAACATTCCACTACTACCTGCAGGTGCACAAAGCGTACGATGCGGCAGCGGTGAATGCCACCGGCCTGGAAAACCATCAACCCATGATCGTAGCGGCAGCTGCAGGGCCTGCGCAGGAAAACCTGTTCTTTGACCTGCAGGCAGGCACCGCTTACGTGGAAAATATCAACCCTGCGGCAGATGGCCACGGTGTGGTCATGCAACTGGTGAATGCCAGCGAAACCGCTACCACCGTACATTTTACAGCAAAGGATAACGGCACATTGAAAGTAAGGCAGTGCAACCTGCTGGAATTAAATCAACAAGAAATGGGCGATAGTTTCAGCATTCCCGGTAAGGGCGTGTTGATGCTGCGCGTAGAAAAGATCTAG
- a CDS encoding class I mannose-6-phosphate isomerase — protein MQAKTNLRQTSQRLLPATLKPTTAGGYNMYPVHALGAGKIHTGYASLAQWLSTQETVCLDGYVGICWKTVQENLSAELKSLGVAVNWQQPVLKSVATVQNMVAPYLGQRGDVWGTKCKLALHQFFEPQQTLPAGGLQLVIGTGAALLHPAAPVVYFDIPKNELQYRMRAGATTNLGNNVPEQAGEMYKRYYFVDWPVLDAHKQSILSRIAIFADTQWGDHVSWAFQPDLLRGIDHIAASTFRVRPWFEAGAWGGQWMKAHIADLPKEEVNYAWSFEMIVPENGVVFESDGQVLELPFEWLMYHANQAILGKHAEIFHYEFPIRFDFLDTFDGGNLSIQCHPRFDYIRQHFGETFTQDETYYILDCKPEAAVYLGFRQGVERDALRGVLEASQESGQPVAIEQYVQKHSAKKHDLFLIPNGTVHSAGKDNLVLEISATPYIFTFKMYDWVRLGLDGKPRPISIPEAFDNLDFTRQGSKVQEELISKQSVVATGADWQLLQLSTHPDHFYAVQRFEFETVVDIPTNNTCLIMMLVEGDNITVQTGGVETVYHYAETFVIPAAAGHCRVVNKGARPAKLVSAYLKEHHYIFDRLLSM, from the coding sequence ATGCAAGCGAAAACAAACCTGCGGCAAACCAGTCAGCGACTGTTGCCGGCAACTCTGAAACCCACTACTGCAGGCGGTTACAACATGTACCCCGTGCACGCCTTAGGCGCCGGCAAGATACATACCGGCTATGCCTCCCTGGCCCAATGGCTGTCTACCCAGGAAACCGTGTGCCTGGATGGCTACGTGGGTATCTGCTGGAAAACAGTACAGGAGAACCTTTCCGCTGAATTGAAGTCATTGGGCGTTGCCGTAAACTGGCAGCAACCCGTATTGAAAAGTGTGGCTACCGTTCAAAATATGGTAGCACCTTACCTGGGCCAGCGGGGTGACGTGTGGGGCACCAAGTGCAAACTGGCCCTGCACCAGTTTTTTGAACCGCAGCAAACGCTGCCCGCTGGCGGTTTACAGCTGGTTATCGGCACCGGTGCAGCCTTGCTACACCCTGCGGCACCGGTGGTGTATTTTGATATTCCGAAGAATGAACTGCAATACCGCATGCGGGCCGGCGCCACCACTAACCTGGGCAACAATGTGCCGGAGCAGGCTGGGGAGATGTATAAGCGCTACTACTTTGTAGACTGGCCGGTGCTGGATGCGCATAAGCAAAGCATCCTGTCCCGCATTGCCATCTTTGCGGATACACAGTGGGGAGACCACGTCAGCTGGGCCTTCCAGCCGGACCTGCTGCGGGGAATAGATCATATTGCAGCCAGTACTTTCCGGGTGCGGCCCTGGTTTGAAGCCGGTGCCTGGGGCGGGCAATGGATGAAAGCGCACATTGCAGACCTGCCCAAAGAGGAGGTGAACTATGCCTGGTCTTTTGAAATGATCGTACCGGAAAACGGCGTAGTGTTTGAAAGTGACGGGCAAGTATTGGAGCTGCCTTTTGAATGGCTGATGTACCACGCCAACCAGGCTATCCTGGGTAAGCATGCGGAGATCTTCCACTATGAATTTCCGATCCGTTTTGATTTCCTGGATACTTTTGACGGGGGCAACCTCTCTATACAATGCCACCCGCGCTTTGATTACATCCGCCAGCATTTTGGTGAAACCTTCACCCAGGACGAAACCTATTACATCCTGGACTGCAAGCCGGAGGCTGCGGTGTACCTGGGCTTCCGGCAGGGAGTAGAAAGGGACGCGCTGCGCGGGGTGCTGGAAGCCAGCCAGGAAAGCGGGCAGCCGGTAGCGATAGAACAATATGTACAAAAGCATTCCGCTAAAAAGCACGACCTGTTCCTGATCCCCAATGGCACTGTGCACAGCGCCGGTAAAGACAACCTGGTACTGGAGATCAGTGCCACCCCTTACATCTTCACTTTCAAAATGTATGACTGGGTAAGGTTGGGCCTCGATGGAAAGCCACGTCCCATCAGCATTCCCGAGGCATTTGATAACCTGGATTTCACCCGCCAGGGCAGTAAGGTGCAGGAAGAACTGATCTCAAAGCAAAGCGTGGTAGCCACCGGCGCCGATTGGCAGCTGCTGCAGCTTTCCACGCACCCGGATCATTTCTATGCTGTGCAGCGCTTTGAGTTTGAAACCGTGGTAGACATTCCGACAAATAACACCTGCCTGATCATGATGCTGGTGGAAGGCGATAACATAACAGTGCAAACGGGTGGCGTTGAAACCGTGTACCATTATGCGGAAACCTTTGTGATCCCCGCTGCTGCCGGGCATTGCCGGGTGGTCAATAAAGGTGCCCGCCCGGCCAAGCTGGTGAGCGCCTATCTGAAAGAGCACCACTATATTTTTGACCGCCTTTTATCCATGTAA